In Helicobacter mastomyrinus, a single genomic region encodes these proteins:
- a CDS encoding DUF1353 domain-containing protein, translating into MSSFTSPLKVEVYDCGRVYILTESFCYYREDKSKKDIIVPKGFMTDFASTPRILWSVLPPFGRYAKCAVLHDYLCEEFHKGKCNRKEADRIFLESMEAISIPFFTKWSLYLGVRIYALLKGYK; encoded by the coding sequence TTGAGTTCATTCACAAGCCCACTCAAAGTAGAAGTCTATGATTGCGGGAGAGTCTATATCCTCACAGAATCTTTTTGCTATTACCGAGAGGATAAAAGCAAAAAGGATATTATCGTGCCAAAGGGCTTTATGACAGATTTTGCAAGCACACCCCGCATTTTATGGAGTGTTTTACCACCTTTTGGGAGATATGCTAAATGTGCTGTATTGCACGACTACTTATGTGAGGAGTTTCATAAAGGCAAGTGTAATCGCAAGGAAGCAGATAGGATATTTTTAGAATCTATGGAGGCTATCTCTATCCCCTTTTTCACAAAATGGAGCTTGTATTTAGGGGTGAGAATCTACGCACTTTTGAAAGGATACAAATAA
- a CDS encoding DNA adenine methylase, which produces MPHIQTLKATTLKAPFGWVGGKSQLAKSIVELMPPHKRYIEVFGGGLSVLYAKPSRKNMSAKYVEVINDSNSDLINLHTIIKTAPQTLALYLNNLLCSREIFEMIKKGTLSPRNKIERAALYYCLLTFSFGSKGDNFAMCKTRPPKNIYKDYSIWSERLKGVCIENMDFRRLIKEYDSADSLFYLDPPYVGSENYYKMRRSFGIKEHKELCAILKSLQGKFILSYNDCELIRELYKDFRIIESKEVRYSLNVKVRKKTREVIVVNY; this is translated from the coding sequence ATGCCACACATACAAACACTCAAAGCCACCACGCTTAAAGCCCCATTTGGTTGGGTAGGAGGCAAATCACAGCTCGCTAAAAGCATAGTAGAGCTTATGCCACCACATAAAAGATATATTGAAGTCTTTGGAGGGGGATTATCTGTGCTGTATGCAAAACCTAGTCGCAAGAATATGAGCGCAAAATATGTAGAAGTTATTAATGACAGCAATAGCGATTTGATAAACTTGCACACAATCATCAAAACCGCGCCCCAAACCCTCGCCCTATATCTCAATAACCTGCTATGCAGTAGGGAGATTTTTGAGATGATTAAAAAGGGCACACTCTCCCCTAGAAACAAGATAGAGCGGGCGGCTTTGTATTATTGCCTGCTAACCTTTAGTTTTGGCTCTAAGGGTGATAACTTTGCAATGTGTAAAACTCGCCCACCAAAGAATATTTACAAAGATTATTCTATTTGGAGCGAGAGATTAAAGGGTGTTTGCATAGAGAATATGGACTTTAGGAGGCTCATAAAAGAATATGATAGTGCAGATTCTTTATTTTACCTAGACCCGCCTTATGTAGGGAGTGAAAACTACTATAAAATGCGGCGCAGCTTTGGAATAAAAGAGCATAAGGAGCTGTGCGCGATACTTAAAAGTTTGCAGGGCAAATTTATCCTAAGCTATAATGATTGTGAGCTTATAAGGGAGCTGTATAAGGACTTTAGAATCATAGAGAGCAAAGAAGTGCGATACTCGCTGAATGTCAAAGTGAGAAAGAAAACAAGGGAGGTTATTGTGGTGAATTATTAG